One Cellulomonas sp. Y8 DNA segment encodes these proteins:
- a CDS encoding potassium channel family protein produces the protein MEAQPAPPVPSRPHDATRPSGRRARLRTALRTVGSTALIVGLYLGRPLDRATPATLVLLVAGLTLLVLLLGWQIRSVVRSPYPVLRAIEAFATATVLFVVLFAAGYTSLSESSPGAFTEPVDRLDAIYFTMTVLATVGFGDITPVTGTARMVVTLQMICGFAFAALVGREFLAAVRRAQDGQDGAGGPEPSGPPPASGA, from the coding sequence ATGGAGGCGCAGCCGGCCCCGCCCGTACCGTCCCGACCGCACGACGCCACGCGGCCGTCCGGCCGTCGCGCCCGGCTGCGCACCGCCCTGCGCACCGTCGGCAGCACGGCGCTCATCGTCGGCCTGTACCTGGGCCGGCCGCTGGACCGCGCGACCCCGGCGACGCTCGTGCTGCTCGTCGCCGGCCTCACGCTGCTCGTGCTGCTGCTCGGCTGGCAGATCCGCAGCGTCGTCCGGTCCCCGTACCCGGTGCTGCGCGCCATCGAGGCCTTCGCGACCGCGACCGTGCTGTTCGTCGTGCTGTTCGCCGCCGGGTACACCTCGCTGTCGGAGTCGTCCCCGGGCGCCTTCACCGAGCCCGTCGACCGGCTGGACGCGATCTACTTCACGATGACCGTGCTCGCGACCGTCGGGTTCGGTGACATCACGCCCGTCACGGGGACCGCGCGCATGGTGGTGACGCTGCAGATGATCTGCGGGTTCGCGTTCGCGGCGCTCGTGGGGCGGGAGTTCCTGGCGGCGGTCCGGCGCGCGCAGGACGGGCAGGACGGTGCGGGCGGCCCGGAGCCCTCGGGCCCGCCGCCCGCGAGCGGCGCCTGA
- a CDS encoding ATP-binding protein — MGHRPHRLVLDPEPGSVATGRRWAAHEAELGHATAEAARTVELLTSEILTNAVVHTRAHRHIALTAECHDDCVRVEVTDPDPTLPLVKPGNARRIGGHGMRLVDALATAWGVELHPGRGKTVWFETPAGTHGLTA; from the coding sequence GTGGGCCACCGACCGCACCGCCTCGTGCTCGACCCCGAGCCCGGCTCCGTCGCGACCGGCCGCCGCTGGGCCGCGCACGAGGCCGAGCTCGGCCACGCGACCGCCGAGGCGGCCCGCACCGTCGAGCTGCTGACCAGCGAGATCCTCACCAACGCCGTCGTGCACACCCGCGCGCACCGGCACATCGCCCTCACCGCCGAGTGCCACGACGACTGCGTCCGGGTCGAGGTCACCGACCCCGACCCCACGCTGCCGCTGGTCAAGCCGGGCAACGCGCGCCGGATCGGCGGCCACGGGATGCGGCTGGTCGACGCGCTGGCCACGGCGTGGGGCGTCGAGCTGCACCCGGGGCGCGGCAAGACCGTCTGGTTCGAGACCCCCGCGGGCACCCACGGGCTGACGGCCTGA
- a CDS encoding NADP-dependent oxidoreductase: MRAVVYEEFGGADVLRVVDRPEPHIGADAVVVKVAAASLNPVDYKIREGYLRGLMDVHFPAVPAWDVSGTVVKAGLDTPELQVGDEVLAYARKDVVQDGTLAEYVAVPVRTAAKKPAGLSFEEAAALPLAGLTALQTIRRAGLAEGQTVLVHAAAGGVGSIAVQLAVHAGARVVGTASERNHDYLRSLGAEPVAYGDGLVEAARAAAPDGFDVVLDYVGGQAVETAPALLRPGGTIASITDARARDELGGQYVWVRPDSGDLAHLADLAARGVVKVEIAATYPLEKTAEAYRALETGHTRGKIVVTV, translated from the coding sequence ATGAGAGCTGTCGTGTACGAGGAGTTCGGCGGGGCCGACGTGCTCCGGGTCGTCGACCGTCCGGAGCCCCACATCGGGGCGGACGCCGTGGTCGTGAAGGTCGCCGCCGCGTCCCTGAACCCGGTCGACTACAAGATCCGCGAGGGGTACCTCCGCGGCCTGATGGACGTGCACTTCCCGGCGGTGCCCGCCTGGGACGTCTCCGGCACCGTCGTGAAGGCCGGGCTCGACACCCCCGAGCTGCAGGTCGGCGACGAGGTGCTGGCCTACGCCCGCAAGGACGTCGTGCAGGACGGCACCCTGGCCGAGTACGTGGCGGTCCCCGTCCGGACCGCGGCGAAGAAGCCGGCCGGGCTGTCGTTCGAGGAGGCCGCCGCGCTGCCGCTGGCCGGGCTCACGGCGCTGCAGACCATCCGCCGCGCCGGGCTCGCCGAGGGCCAGACCGTCCTGGTGCACGCGGCGGCCGGCGGGGTCGGCTCGATCGCCGTGCAGCTGGCCGTGCACGCCGGGGCCCGCGTCGTCGGGACGGCCTCCGAGCGCAACCACGACTACCTGCGCTCGCTCGGCGCCGAGCCGGTCGCGTACGGCGACGGCCTGGTCGAGGCCGCGCGCGCCGCCGCCCCCGACGGCTTCGACGTCGTGCTCGACTACGTGGGCGGCCAGGCGGTCGAGACCGCGCCGGCGCTCCTGCGCCCGGGCGGCACGATCGCGTCGATCACCGACGCCCGCGCCCGCGACGAGCTCGGCGGCCAGTACGTGTGGGTCCGCCCCGACAGCGGCGACCTCGCGCACCTGGCCGACCTCGCCGCGCGCGGCGTCGTCAAGGTCGAGATCGCGGCGACCTACCCGCTCGAGAAGACCGCCGAGGCGTACCGCGCCCTGGAGACCGGCCACACCCGCGGCAAGATCGTCGTCACGGTCTGA
- a CDS encoding SHOCT domain-containing protein: MEFWSDFWDIIWWFVWAFVFIAYLFALFSIISDLFRDRGLSGWWKAVWLIFLLVLPFVTALVYLIARGRGMAERSARSAVAARQAGDAYIRDVAGSGSPGQQIAQAKALLDEGAISAEEFAALKDHALGQARAATTGADGTGAHRAPA, encoded by the coding sequence GTGGAGTTCTGGTCCGACTTCTGGGACATCATCTGGTGGTTCGTCTGGGCGTTCGTCTTCATCGCCTACCTGTTCGCGCTGTTCTCGATCATCTCGGACCTGTTCCGGGACCGGGGGCTGAGCGGGTGGTGGAAGGCGGTGTGGCTGATCTTCCTGCTGGTGCTCCCGTTCGTGACCGCGCTGGTGTACCTGATCGCGCGCGGGCGGGGGATGGCCGAGCGCAGCGCCCGCTCGGCGGTCGCGGCGCGGCAGGCGGGCGACGCGTACATCCGCGACGTCGCCGGCTCGGGGTCCCCGGGCCAGCAGATCGCGCAGGCCAAGGCGCTGCTCGACGAGGGCGCGATCAGCGCGGAGGAGTTCGCCGCGCTGAAGGACCACGCGCTGGGTCAGGCGCGGGCTGCGACGACGGGTGCGGACGGGACGGGCGCGCACCGGGCACCCGCCTGA
- a CDS encoding ABC transporter ATP-binding protein: MRSRSRARRCSRDDGLRRVFPLPGGGAVTAVDGVDVAVRAGEAVGLVGESGSGKTTLARLLLAADAPDAGEVLLDGRPWSALPERERRGLRSGVRLVPQDPLGTVDPRSTVRAVLRAALATGPRPPVRADRDAAAAALLARVHLPAAVLDRRPRTLSGGQRQRVAIARALASEPRVLLLDEPVSALDVQVQAAILDLLVELRRDTGVAMVLVSHDLGVIRRVCDRVLVMSAGRVVEQGPVPDVFGAPAHPVTRDLLAARAV; this comes from the coding sequence GTGCGGTCCCGGAGCCGGGCGCGGCGGTGCTCGAGGGACGACGGGCTGCGCCGGGTGTTCCCGCTGCCCGGCGGCGGGGCGGTGACGGCCGTCGACGGCGTCGACGTCGCGGTCCGCGCGGGCGAGGCCGTGGGCCTGGTGGGGGAGTCGGGGTCGGGCAAGACGACGCTGGCCCGGCTGCTGCTCGCGGCCGACGCCCCGGACGCGGGAGAGGTCCTGCTGGACGGCCGGCCGTGGTCGGCGCTGCCCGAGCGGGAGCGGCGCGGGCTCCGGTCGGGCGTCCGCCTGGTGCCGCAGGACCCGCTGGGCACGGTCGACCCCCGGTCGACCGTGCGGGCGGTGCTGCGGGCGGCGCTCGCGACGGGGCCCCGACCGCCCGTCCGCGCCGACCGGGACGCCGCGGCGGCCGCGCTGCTCGCGCGCGTGCACCTGCCCGCGGCGGTCCTGGACCGCCGGCCCCGGACCCTGTCCGGGGGGCAGCGGCAGCGGGTGGCGATCGCCCGGGCGCTCGCCTCGGAGCCCCGGGTGCTGCTGCTCGACGAGCCCGTGTCCGCGCTGGACGTCCAGGTGCAGGCCGCGATCCTGGACCTGCTGGTCGAGCTGCGCCGGGACACGGGCGTGGCGATGGTGCTGGTGTCCCACGACCTCGGCGTGATCCGGCGGGTGTGCGACCGGGTGCTCGTGATGAGCGCGGGGCGGGTCGTGGAGCAGGGGCCGGTGCCGGACGTCTTCGGCGCCCCGGCCCACCCGGTCACCCGCGACCTCCTCGCGGCCCGCGCGGTGTGA
- a CDS encoding hemolysin family protein, producing MDSETWGNIALVLLFILIGGVFAGTEIALVSLRESQINHLERQSARGARVASVARDPNRFLAAVQIGVTVAGFFSAAYGASTIAPDFAPVIEALGVSEGLAGTIALVALTLVIAYLSLVLGELVPKRIALQQSGRVALAVAPPLDRFATLMRPVIWLLSKSTNLLVRLFGGDPHATSEEMSEAELRDLVIAHQGLPEDERRILGDVFAATDRSVAEVMRPRPEVHFLEADLTLADALDQVREQPWSRYPVIGEDFDDVLGFLHIRELLEATDRTGVRVRDVMREIVVLPGTNKLLPSLSSMRREGVHIAVVVDEYGGTDGIVTLEDLVEELVGDIRDEYDMPGSSGAEAREGAPGSYDAGITIEEFTELTGVPLADGPYETVAGFVIARLGRLGDVGDAVDVDGHRVEVTAVDGRRIARVRVVPPPEEPAAPAPGGTAPDGTGEGRG from the coding sequence ATGGACTCCGAGACCTGGGGCAACATCGCCCTCGTCCTGCTCTTCATCCTGATCGGCGGCGTGTTCGCCGGGACGGAGATCGCGCTCGTCTCGCTCCGCGAGAGCCAGATCAACCACCTCGAGCGGCAGAGCGCCCGCGGCGCGCGGGTCGCGTCCGTCGCCCGCGACCCGAACCGGTTCCTCGCCGCGGTGCAGATCGGCGTCACCGTCGCGGGGTTCTTCTCCGCCGCGTACGGGGCGTCGACGATCGCCCCCGACTTCGCGCCCGTCATCGAGGCGCTCGGGGTGTCCGAGGGCCTCGCGGGCACCATCGCGCTGGTCGCCCTGACCCTCGTGATCGCCTACCTGTCGCTGGTGCTGGGCGAGCTCGTCCCCAAGCGCATCGCGCTCCAGCAGTCCGGGCGGGTCGCGCTGGCCGTCGCCCCGCCCCTCGACCGGTTCGCCACGCTGATGCGCCCGGTGATCTGGCTGCTGTCGAAGTCGACGAACCTGCTCGTCCGGCTGTTCGGCGGCGACCCGCACGCCACCAGCGAGGAGATGTCCGAGGCCGAGCTCCGCGACCTCGTCATCGCCCACCAGGGACTGCCCGAGGACGAGCGCCGCATCCTCGGCGACGTGTTCGCCGCGACCGACCGCTCGGTGGCGGAGGTCATGCGCCCACGGCCCGAGGTGCACTTCCTCGAGGCCGACCTCACCCTCGCCGACGCGCTCGACCAGGTCCGCGAGCAGCCCTGGTCCCGGTACCCCGTCATCGGCGAGGACTTCGACGACGTCCTGGGGTTCCTGCACATCCGCGAGCTGCTCGAGGCCACCGACCGCACCGGCGTCCGGGTCCGGGACGTCATGCGCGAGATCGTGGTGCTCCCCGGCACGAACAAGCTGCTGCCGTCGCTGTCGTCCATGCGCCGCGAGGGCGTGCACATCGCGGTCGTCGTCGACGAGTACGGCGGCACCGACGGCATCGTCACGCTCGAGGACCTGGTCGAGGAGCTCGTCGGCGACATCCGCGACGAGTACGACATGCCGGGGTCCTCGGGCGCCGAGGCCCGCGAGGGCGCGCCCGGCTCCTACGACGCCGGCATCACCATCGAGGAGTTCACCGAGCTCACCGGGGTGCCGCTCGCCGACGGGCCGTACGAGACCGTCGCGGGGTTCGTGATCGCGCGGCTCGGCCGGCTGGGCGACGTCGGCGACGCCGTGGACGTCGACGGGCACCGGGTCGAGGTCACCGCGGTCGACGGCCGTCGCATCGCGCGGGTGCGGGTCGTGCCGCCGCCCGAGGAGCCGGCGGCGCCGGCCCCGGGCGGGACCGCCCCGGACGGGACCGGGGAGGGCCGCGGCTGA